In the Dolichospermum flos-aquae CCAP 1403/13F genome, GTTTTAGCATTTTTTGTTGTCCACTATCATGATTAATTGGTGCAACACCAACTAAACGAGAGATTTGCTTGGCAGTTAATTGACCTCAATATCTGCCAAGGCTTTACCACGAGCGCGGTCACAGCGATTCTTTTCGGCTGTAGACATTTCTACTAATTGTCTTCGGCGACTAATTAATTCGCCTAATTGACGTGCCATTTCGCAATCACCTGAGTTCGATATAAATAATCATCCTGAAAACTAATTATATCAGGCTTTTCTCAATTAGCAATGATTGTTGACAATAAATAAACAAGAGAAAACAATCCAAAATTGAATATTTTGGACTCATAATTTAATTGCATGAAAATAATTAAATTAATAAACCTGGTAGAGAAGTTACTTCATGTTTATCTAATTTTAAAGAAGGTTTTTTATCTTGCCAAGTATAAGCAATTAAACCAGTGGTCGGTGAGCGAAGCCGAACCGCAATAATATTAACCATAAAATTAGAAATACTGCGATGACGAGAATGAACAACTTGGGAAATATTTTGATAGCCTGTAGCTTTATTGTAAGCTTCAGAAACGCAGGGTTAGCGCATCTCAAACGCTATTGACAGAAGAATTACAGTAGAGGAGAATAGTTTGCTATGGATGCTGCTAACACAGAAACCATGTATTGATCATTCATGGCAGCTCGTCGTGATTTTTGTCGAATACTGCGACGAAAAGTTGGTTCTCTGTCTAAGGCATTGAGGGCAATACGACGTAGTAAGGCAAAGTTTTGTGGACTGTGCATGGAACGAATTCGACATTCATCTTCATGGAAAGTGACATCCAATGTCCAATGAACAGAGTTTTCAATCCCCCAATGCTGTCGAATTGCACTACCAATTTTGTTAGCATCACTATCAAGACTAGTAATATAAAATTGAATTTCATGGGTAGTTTTATTCCAATGCTGAACCTTACGAACTACCATGACTACTGTTGTTAATCCTGCCCATTGGTTTTGTTCATAAAGTGCTGGTAATTGTGAAATTGGAACAGTATAAACTGTCCGATTTTCGATGCGGTGATGTCCTTTTTCCACCCGTTGACTAATACTAACATCAACACCCTTAAAGTTTAGAGATTGTGCTGTTTTAAACCAATTTTTCACTTGTTGATGTAGGGTGGGATGATTATCTTTTAGGCTTAAAATATAATCAGCATTTCCAGCTATGATTTGTTCGGCAATTGATTTTTGTGTACCCATTGCATCAATAGTGATAATACAGCCAGATAAGTCCAGAGTCTCTAATAGTGCTGGAATTGCGGTGATTTCATTTGATTTACAACTGACCTTTGTTTGCCCTAAAATTAACAGATGTTCTGGTTTTGCACTTCTTCTTAAATCCTGTTGACATTACTTAGATACAGCGGCTAGATGGGTTATATATTAACTTACCTTGAGTTGTGTCACTTGAACATCCTCCCACATATCAAATAAATCCCCTTGTCAATAGGGTTTGAGATGCGCTAACCCTGGGTAATGGTCTTGTTTCGGCTCAAAAACAGTGTAGCAATTTATCGACCCATTAGCGATGGGGATAGCAGCGTAATCTGTCAACAACGACTGAATTATATACCGATAAGACTCTATGGTATCCATTGTACAATTACCTCTTGAATCGGGTCATAAATAATTTGTTTAATTTGATATCATTAAACATGAAATTTGGGCAAATTCCCGCTTAAAAAAAGTTTCATAGGCAACCACAGGCACAGCATGAAATCTATCTTCCAGGAAGCTAGATGTTAATTCGTGAGAAATACGGGAGCAAAGGTTTCAGGCTTAATAGCTTTTTCTGTACACTTGAGCCTAAAATTTCGTCAGGAGAAATATCAAAATGGTTCAGTCTATTGCAGCCAAGGATGTGACGCTACGGGAATTAAAGCAAAATTTTGGCATTCAAATCGTTCAAGATGCTACTTTTTTTCCTGAGTGGTTGGATGGGCTTGAGGCTTTGAACAAAGAAGAGCAACATTTATTAGATCGGGTGAAGGCTAATTTTTTAGAATTGATGGATGATCCGCCAATGCTAGAAAATACGGTAAAGATGGTGGTACTTGCGCCCTTGTTAGATTTAGCTGGTTTTTATCATAAACCGTTTAGGATTGAAACAGAAACGGGTGTGGCTTTAGAAATGGAGGATGAAGGAACGATTATTCGGGGGCGGATTGATGTTTTGGTGTTAAAAAATCGGCTTTGGTTGTTGGTAATTGAATCAAAACGGAGTGATTTTGCGGTGACACGCGCAATTCCTCAAGCTTTGGCTTATATGTTGGGTAATGAGGAAACTGTGCTACCAACCTTTGGCATGATTACCAATGGTAATGAGT is a window encoding:
- a CDS encoding type I restriction enzyme HsdR N-terminal domain-containing protein, with product MVQSIAAKDVTLRELKQNFGIQIVQDATFFPEWLDGLEALNKEEQHLLDRVKANFLELMDDPPMLENTVKMVVLAPLLDLAGFYHKPFRIETETGVALEMEDEGTIIRGRIDVLVLKNRLWLLVIESKRSDFAVTRAIPQALAYMLGNEETVLPTFGMITNGNEFLFLKVLEHKYANSRLFSLVNPDNELYSVLQVLKRLGTEAVAFSQT
- a CDS encoding element excision factor XisI family protein, encoding MDTIESYRYIIQSLLTDYAAIPIANGSINCYTVFEPKQDHYPGLAHLKPY